In one window of bacterium DNA:
- a CDS encoding branched-chain amino acid ABC transporter substrate-binding protein: MRRVIALMSVLAVLGFAFAGPGGVGVHPANAAAGRVVKIGVDLPMSGGEAPNGVPTNNGVLLAIEQANKAGGPYTFEEVLKDDAVNGVHDPAQGAKNVQELVADSAVVGIVGNFNSNVGKASIPISNAAGVVQITPSQTNPTLTKGPDAKALRTKPNNYFRICSTDDLQGPVAADYAYKALKARKMAILDDTETYGKGIADEVEKEFKKLGGTVLSHDGIPKGTQDFHAILTKIKSENPDILFFGGVTTTGGGLVRKQMPDVGLKAAYEGGDGIVEDEFLKVAGDTAEGSYGTVAAIDATKIASAKAFLAAYKAKFNDDPGAYSASAYVAAKVIIDAVKAGGPDRAKVLAHVRALKGYKSILGTFGFDANGDTTNRVISVYVVKNGKWVWADQEIAQ, encoded by the coding sequence GTGAGAAGAGTTATCGCATTGATGAGCGTTCTGGCGGTGTTGGGGTTTGCCTTCGCCGGTCCGGGCGGCGTGGGCGTGCATCCGGCCAACGCGGCCGCCGGCCGGGTCGTCAAGATCGGCGTGGACCTGCCGATGTCGGGGGGCGAGGCGCCGAACGGCGTGCCGACCAACAACGGGGTCCTGCTCGCGATCGAGCAGGCCAATAAGGCGGGCGGCCCGTACACGTTCGAGGAAGTGTTGAAGGACGACGCCGTGAACGGCGTGCACGATCCGGCCCAGGGCGCGAAGAACGTCCAGGAGCTGGTCGCGGATTCCGCGGTCGTCGGCATCGTCGGCAACTTCAACAGCAACGTCGGCAAGGCATCGATTCCGATCAGCAACGCCGCGGGCGTGGTACAGATCACCCCGTCCCAAACGAACCCCACGCTCACGAAGGGGCCGGATGCGAAGGCGCTTCGGACCAAGCCGAACAACTACTTCCGCATCTGCTCGACGGATGATCTCCAAGGTCCGGTCGCGGCCGACTACGCGTACAAGGCCTTGAAGGCCCGGAAGATGGCGATCCTGGACGATACGGAGACGTACGGCAAGGGCATCGCCGACGAGGTCGAGAAGGAGTTCAAGAAGCTCGGCGGGACCGTGCTGAGCCACGACGGTATTCCGAAGGGCACTCAGGACTTCCACGCGATCCTGACCAAGATCAAGTCGGAGAATCCGGACATTCTCTTCTTCGGCGGCGTCACCACCACGGGCGGCGGCTTGGTCCGCAAGCAGATGCCGGACGTCGGCCTGAAGGCGGCCTACGAAGGCGGCGACGGCATCGTCGAGGATGAGTTCCTCAAGGTCGCCGGCGATACGGCGGAAGGCTCCTACGGCACGGTCGCGGCGATCGACGCGACGAAGATCGCCTCCGCGAAGGCCTTCCTGGCGGCCTACAAGGCCAAGTTCAACGATGATCCGGGTGCCTACAGCGCGAGCGCCTACGTCGCGGCGAAGGTCATCATCGACGCGGTCAAGGCCGGCGGGCCGGACCGCGCGAAGGTCCTTGCGCACGTGCGCGCCCTCAAGGGCTACAAGAGCATCCTCGGCACGTTCGGGTTCGACGCGAACGGCGACACCACCAACCGGGTCATCAGCGTCTACGTGGTGAAGAACGGCAAGTGGGTCTGG